The Amblyomma americanum isolate KBUSLIRL-KWMA chromosome 3, ASM5285725v1, whole genome shotgun sequence genome window below encodes:
- the LOC144125060 gene encoding elongation factor Tu-like, producing the protein MALSMCLAQSFRFCAFRDAYLLPLKLLCRSTSSCQAEVTRRYSLKHLKPPPIQPSEDARPYINVGTIGHIDHGKTTLTSAITRALSLDGFADFIKYDEIDRAPEEKLRGITINATHIQYSTNARHYAHTDCPGHADFIKNMICGTSQMDGAVLVVAADDGCMPQTREHLFVCKQLGVKKIIGFVNKADIVDRDMLELVELELRDLLAEYKFENSDASPMVWGSALRAMEGDESEYGLPSVRKLLSEMDAYFTAPERDITGPLLMPLENALNVRGRGTVVVGTLLRGTMRKGEAVDIVGFDQTIRTVVTEIQRFNKPIDVCLAGDHVGCLVRGVKTHDVERGMTVVAPGSAPLGNRFTAQLYLLSKEEGGRSKPVSKKYIMPMYCRTWTMPCRVDVVGDSMLMPGEFGEVELTLPKKMFMVTGQNFSIREEKRTVATGIISKMLPNVVATTAQVGKIDLSNVES; encoded by the coding sequence ATGGCGCTGTCCATGTGCTTGGCGCAGAGCTTTCGGTTCTGTGCGTTTAGAGACGCTTACTTATTGCCCTTAAAACTACTATGCCGCTCAACATCGAGTTGTCAAGCCGAAGTTACTAGAAGATACTCGCTCAAGCACTTAAAGCCGCCGCCTATACAGCCAAGCGAGGACGCAAGACCTTATATTAATGTCGGCACTATTGGTCACATTGACCATGGAAAAACAACGCTTACTTCGGCGATCACACGGGCCCTTTCGCTTGACGGATTCGCCGATTTCATCAAGTACGACGAAATCGACCGTGCACCCGAGGAGAAACTGCGAGGCATCACGATCAATGCGACGCACATACAGTACAGTACTAATGCACGGCACTATGCTCACACGGACTGTCCAGGACACGCCGACTTCATCAAAAACATGATCTGCGGCACAAGTCAGATGGATGGCGCTGTTCTTGTAGTCGCCGCTGACGATGGCTGCATGCCGCAGACGCGTGAGCATCTTTTCGTCTGCAAGCAGCTGGGGGTGAAAAAGATAATAGGATTTGTCAACAAGGCGGACATTGTGGACAGGGACATGCTCGAACTCGTGGAGCTCGAGCTTCGCGACTTGCTCGCAGAGTACAAGTTCGAGAATTCCGACGCGTCGCCCATGGTGTGGGGATCCGCGCTGAGGGCCATGGAAGGCGACGAGTCCGAGTATGGTCTGCCGTCCGTGCGCAAGCTCCTTTCTGAAATGGACGCCTACTTCACAGCACCCGAGCGCGACATAACTGGCCCTCTGCTCATGCCCCTGGAGAACGCGTTGAACGTGCGGGGAAGGGGAACGGTCGTTGTGGGCACACTGTTGAGGGGAACGATGCGCAAAGGCGAGGCGGTAGATATTGTTGGCTTTGACCAGACTATCCGCACGGTGGTCACAGAAATACAGCGTTTCAACAAGCCCATTGACGTTTGTCTGGCCGGTGACCACGTCGGCTGCTTAGTCCGCGGCGTGAAGACACACGATGTCGAACGTGGAATGACCGTCGTTGCTCCTGGATCGGCGCCGTTGGGGAACCGCTTTACTGCGCAGCTTTACctgttaagcaaagaagagggcGGCAGGTCAAAGCCTGTATCGAAGAAATACATCATGCCTATGTACTGTCGTACGTGGACAATGCCCTGTCGCGTAGATGTAGTTGGAGACAGCATGCTTATGCCAGGAGAGTTTGGTGAGGTAGAGCTCACGTTACCCAAGAAGATGTTCATGGTGACGGGTCAGAACTTTTCAATCCGCGAAGAGAAGCGGACTGTTGCAACTGGAATTATCAGCAAGATGCTTCCAAATGTTGTGGCCACCACTGCCCAAGTTGGCAAGATTGATCTTAGCAATGTAGAATCATAA